From Ipomoea triloba cultivar NCNSP0323 chromosome 5, ASM357664v1, the proteins below share one genomic window:
- the LOC116020541 gene encoding protein CREG1-like, translating to MRSAVAVFPFLFFLLSGFVNGRVLPESTPRPSPDAAAAFARWLVSQNSWGVLSTLAADSGGAPFGNVVSFSDGLPDKGLGVPYFYLTTLDPTARYGLKDPRVSLTLSEYSLGTCGNNDPESPLCSKITLTGKFKLVDGKSKNLVSSWPKDHNFEVYTMEIEDIYLINFFGGPKPLTVDQYLKWKSS from the exons ATGCGCAGCGCCGTCGCCGTGTTTCCTTTCCTGTTCTTCTTGCTGTCCGGGTTTGTTAACGGCCGCGTTCTGCCTGAGTCAACTCCCAGGCCGTCGCCGgacgccgccgccgccttcGCGCGGTGGCTGGTGTCTCAGAACTCGTGGGGCGTGCTCAGCACGCTCGCCGCCGACTCGGGAGGAGCGCCGTTCGGAAATGTCGTGTCGTTCAGCGACGGCTTACCCGACAAAGGCCTCGGAGTTCCGTATTTTTACCTCACAACTCTCGACCCGACCGCCAGGTACGGCCTGAAAGATCCCAGAGTATCGCTTACGCTCAGTGAATATTCCCTCGGAACCTGCGGCAACAACGATCCCGAGAGCCCCCTCTGCTCCAAAATCACCTTAACAGGAAAG TTCAAATTGGTCGATGGGAAATCTAAG aaTCTTGTATCAA GTTGGCCTAAGGATCACAATTTCGAGGTGTACACTATGGAGATTGAGGATATATACCTCATCAATTTTTTCGGCGGTCCTAAACCTCTGACGGTAGATCAGTACCTGAAGTGGAAGAGTTCCTGA